AGGCGAAGGTAAGGCTCAGCGGCACGTCGTGATAGCGAAGATCGAGTTTGCCCTGCTGTCGGCTTGTGCGGTCCTGGGGATTGAGACCACAGAGGATTTTCAGTACCTCAACCGCTGCCATCGCGGACTCCGGGGGCACCGGAGGCATATTGATCCACACGCCGTCGATCATGTAGCGGAGCGTCGTGGAAGTCGGAGCCACCATCAGATCGATCGCTTCGCCACGTCGGTCGAGTGCCTCGGCGATGAATTCCCGGGCACTCTGATAACCCGGATGCTGCCGCGCCGGAATGAGGCGGAGGTTCTTCTCCTGCTGAGTCTTGGCGATAGGATCGAAACGAATCGGTGGAGGAAGATCGTCCGGCGAAACGGCCACTTTGACCTCTTTACCGCTCAGTCGGCCGATAATTCTCTTAAAATGGGCGGCCGTAAGGACGCGATCTTCGATCGACACTTTCTTGTTGCGATGGCTGGTGTAAATCAGGGCCGGAACGAAGGTCGCCAGACAGACCAGAAGGTATCCGACAGGGAAGAACGGGATCAGCAGAAACAGGAAAAACGCGGCCACGAAGGAAAAGAAATAGAGGCCGTTCCAGAGATTGTGGTCCAGGTCCAACCGCTGGACATCCTGATTGATCCAATCCCCGATCGCCACCCAAAGAAGATACACAATCAAAAAAGCGACGATCTTGAGGATGCTGAAGTAAAAGCCCGGGCCGGACCACCCTCCGCCCTCCTGACCCCAGAGAAGCTCTGGCAGCAACCAGGGCGTGGCTGCCGACGCCACTGCCGACGTAAGTCCCATGCTGGCTCCCGCCAGAGAAAACAATATTCGACCCAGTTGCCGAAACGACAGACTGCTCTGCGTCATGAGGTTGCCTATCAGAGAATCCCAGGTGCCTTGACTTCGATCCCTTTCAAAGCCATCTGGAGAGCTTCCGGATTGGGAGCCACTTCGAAGGCCGTGGCGCGATCGATCAGGCGTCGCTCCACAAGGTCCTTCAGACTCATCGTGAAATCCTGCATGCCTTCCTCTTTCGACATGCGAATGACGTCCGCCAGCTTCTGGTCCTGCTCTTCCAGAACCAGCTTCTTGACCATGGGATTAAAAATCATGATCTCCACAGCCGGCACGCGTTTGAAATCGGGATGAATGGAAGGCAGCAGCTTTTGGGCGATAATGGCCTTCATGTTGAAGGCAATTGCACTACGGATTGCCCGGTGCATCTCCTGCGGGAACAGGTCCAGAATACGGCTGATGGTGCTCGGGGCGCTGGAAGCGTGGATTGTTCCGAACACAAGGTGCCCGGTTTCCGCGGCCTGGATCGCCGTCTCGAAGGTCTCCCGGTCACGCATTTCGCCCACGAGCATGACGTCCGGGTCCTCACGCACGGCGTGTTTCATACCGATCATGAAGTTTTTCACATCGATGCCGATTTCCCGCTGGTTGATCAGACATTTGTCCTCCGTGAAGGTGAACTCAATGGGGTCTTCCAGGGTGAGAATGTGCTTGCGGTAATGGCGATTGATCCAGTTGAGCATCGACGCAATGGTCGTACTCTTACCGGACCCCGTCACACCAGCGAGAAGAATCATCCCCTGATCAAACTGACAGAGCTTCTCCAGAATTGGGGGCAAATTGAGTTTTTCGAAGTCCGGGATGTAGTTATTGATGCGTCGCGCCACCAATCCCAGGTAGCCCATCTGCTGAAGCACGTTCACCCGAAAACGCCACGTCACGCCGTCCACATCCACGACGTGGGCGAAATCGCACCCTCCGTCTTCCTCCAGGATGCGACGCAGTCGCTCGTCCAGCATGGGCAGGATCAGCCGGATCATCTGCTCTTCATCAATCGGAGGGTGGTTTAACGGTCGCAGCGATCCCGCGACCCGGATATACGGCGGTCTGCCGACTTTCAAGTGAAGGTCGCTCCCCTCGAATTTGACCAGAGCGCGGAAGAGTTTATCGATTTCCAGATTTTTGGGTCGCTTGCCGAATACTGGCCGAACCGGCTCCTGCATTGTAGCCATTTTCCCAACCTCGCTTTTCTGCGATGACGTGCCTGAGCTACAGGGCGGTCTGCCCGCCCCTGCGACAAGACCCCTCCGTGCGGCGCCAAGGCCTCCTTTCCCGGAACCCCCACGTACCCAACCAAATGTTTATTATGATCGGAAACGCCTGTGGCGGAAACGTAGGCCCTTCACAGCCGGACCGGGATTCCGCAGCGGCGCAGATACTCCTTGGTCTCTCGGATCGTGTACTGGCCGAAATGGAAGATTCCGGCGGCCAGTACGGCGTCGGCCCCCGCTTTGAGAATCGCGTCGGCCATGTGCTGGGGGCACCCCGCCCCACCACTGGCCACAAGGGGAATCGACACGACCTCCCGCACGGCTCGGGTGATCTCCAGATCGTAGCCGGCCTGCGTGCCGTCTGCATCCATCGAGGTCAGCACGATCTCCCCGGCGCCCAGCCGTTCCACCTCTTTCGCCCAGGCCACCGCCTCCAGTCCGGTGCCCACCCGCCCGCCGTTGATATGGACCTCCCAGAACTCTTTGCCGTCCTTGATGACGCGTTTGGGGTCAATGTTCACGACGATGCACTGACTGCCGAATCTGCGAGCCGCCTGATAGACAAATTCAGGATTCCGGCAAGCGGCCGAATTGATGGAGACCTTATCCGCCCCCGCGTTGAGGAGCTTGCGGATGTCGTCCAGGGTGCGGATGCCACCACCTACCGTCAATGGCATGAAGACCACCTCCGCGGTCCGCCGAACGACGTCCAGCATGATCTCCCGTCCCTCATGGCTGGCCGTGATATCCAGAAAGACCAACTCGTCAGCGCCTTCTTCTTCGTATCGGGCGGCCACTTCCACGGGGTCACCGGCATCGCGGAGGTTGAGAAACTTGGTCCCCTTGACGACGCGGCCACGATCAACATCGAGACACGGAATCACACGCTTCGCCAGCATGGCGACCTCTGATCATCCACCATCCAAACCTTAACCGCCATTCATTCGTCTGGCACCAGCCAACTTTTTGTTCGGTGCTTCCACGTTCGGCGTTCACTCTTCGCCCAGAATGAGCCTACGAAAAACCGCCGGAGACAGTTCCTTCAAAGAGGACACCACCAGATCAGCCGCCGCCAGCATTTCTTTTGTTCGACCTGTGCTGGCCAGTCCAACGGCCTTCATCCCCGCCCGGTGCGCCGCCTCAATGCCCGGCGGTGCATCTTCCACCACGGCACAGTAGCGGGGATCAACACCCAGACGCTCCGCCGCCAGAAGAAATACTTGGGGATCAGGTTTCCCCCGGGTCACGTCCTTGCCTGTGACGATCGCTCCGAAATGGGCGGCCGGCCCCAACTTCCGCACGGTCAACTCCACGTTCTCCGGTGGGCCAGACGAGCCAATCGCCAATGCGAAACCCGCCTGATGGAGTGATTCCAGAAGCTCCGGGGCACCCGGCATGATGGGAAAATTCTCCCTAATCAGTTCGCGAAATGCCGCCTCTTTTCGCTCATCCAGTTCCAGAATCTTGGCGTCGTTCGGCGTGTGCTGTCCCCACAGAGCGGCGATGATTTCGCGACTCGTTCGCCCGAATGTTTTGGCAAATTGTTCCTCGGTGATCTGGAGACCCTCTTCCGCCGCAATGATCCGCCAGCTCTCAAAGTGCGCATGGTACGAGTCGATGAGGACGCCATCCATATCGAAGATAACGGCCAGTTTCTCCATCGTTGTGATCCGGTGTCACCTTTTTGCAGACTGACGTCAATGACCGCAGCTAGCCTTCGAGCAGCATGCGCGAAATATGTCTTTCTCGCCCCCTTCGGAGTAACACGCCCATCGAGCGGCGGAACGCTTTCAAGGAACCAGCCCGAGGTGCGATAACCTCTTGCGAATCTTTCATTTTGGTTTCCTTTTTGAAAAAAACAAAGCGACCCCGCCTGGGTAGGCGAGGTCGTCCTGGGACATCGTGAAATCGCCAGTCCTCGTTTTCGCAGACGGGCGGCCTCTCACTTCGCCGCCCCGTCTGTAGTTAACGCCCTGATCCGGCTTAATCCGGCAGGTGGTACGGGGACGCGATCAATCCTTGTAAACCTTCGAGAAGAATTCCTGGCTCGCCTTGGGATCGGGCTTGATGGTGGGTTTTCCCTCGTTCCAGTCGGCCGGGCAGACTTCGCCATGCTGTTCGTAGAACTGCCAGGCCTTGACCACGCGGAGAGCCTCATCCACGCTTCGGCCCAGCGGCAGGTCGTTAACCACCTGATGCCGCACGATGCCCTGCTTGTCGATGAAGAACAATCCCCGCAAGGCCACGCCATTCGGCAGCAGCACGTCGTAGTCCTGGGCGATTTTCTTGCTCAAATCGGCAATGAGCGGATACTTGACCTGGCCAATGCCACCGTGGCTGCGAGGCGTGTTACGCCAGGCCAGGTGGGTATAGTGGCTGTCTACCGAGCAACCAAGAATCTGCACGCCGAGCTTCTCAAATTCCTCTGCCCGATCTGAGAAGGCGATGATCTCGGTGGGGCAAACGAACGTGAAGTCCAGGGGCCAGAAGAACAGAATCACGTATTTGCCACGGTAATCTTTGAGCGAAATTTCCTTGAACGAGCCATCCGGCATGACGGCCGTTGCCTTGAAATCGGGGGCTTCTTTCGATACGAGCACTGCCATGGACTGAACCTCCTCTTTAACTCAAAACGAACCAAACACCTGCCAAGTAGATATCCTTCGTGGGAGCAACCCTTGCCATTGTCCCGACACCGCTGTCGGGATCATTCAATCATATCAATCCGAATATTTAGTCAAGGGATAGTGTATATCGATGGGCGGTCGATCTTTCAAAAAATTCGCCGAAGTGATCTGCCAGCAGTCGCATAACAGTTGTAAATGATTGTTCCACAATAATATGCGCACGACGGCGGGCATCAGCACGCGCAAAAAAATAGCCGGGGCAGTTCCCTGGACACCCCGGACATTTCGAGCGACACATTGCAAAGTTTTTGGGTGAGTGACCGTTCGCAGCGGAATTAGCTTATTGCCCGATTGCAGTCTCCGTTTTTAGTTGGCGTGCCACGGAGTTCTCGGGTGGGTCAGCCCCGTGTCATGCGCCGGAGGTCTGCGGCGGACAGGTGACGCCCTTTTTGGCCATTTGCGCCCTGGCTGCGCGGTCGCTCGAGAGCACCTGCCGTAGCAGGGCCGAGTAATCTTCATAGGGAACCTGGTCCGGCGGCCCCGCGGAATACTGCAGGATCGAGTGGTGCGTCTTCTTAGTGAGAGAAAGGAGGGTGGAGCTGACCGTTCCGAAATTGCCCCGGGTAAATACGACCCCCCACTTCCCGTTGGCGTCACACCGTCGGGCGAACGTTCGACTGGCCACCGCCAAGAACGCCACGGCGGAATCCAGCCGTTGCAACGTGAGCAGCCGTCGCACAAATTCCTGGCGGGAGTCGTTCGGGTCGTTGATGTCCCCATTGGTCAAAATGTGGAGTCCGGGCGGAAGCTCCACCAGACGAACTTCGTCGCCGCCGTAAACCACCGCGGCAAAGTTGGCGTCCGCGCAGATATAGTTGGCACCCATGTACTGGCCGGTGGAAAGTTCCTCGACGGCGTACTGGGCAGCGTCCCGTGCGTTGGTGAAGCCCAGCAACTTTCGGCACAGGATGCCGCGGGAAATGGGTTCCAGCGGGACGTTCCGCTTGGGCCGATTGCCTACCGCCACAAACAACCCATGCTGATTGACGCCCAGCCAGGTCCCCCCGGCTTTTCTGTCCACCGGACAGACCACACGGGGTCGCCCGGACTGGATCCGCGGCGGTTGACTCGGCCGATCAAGAGCCTCCTCCCGATTGTGTGCCACAAGAATCGGTGCGTCTTTCGCTATTTGATATTGCAGAGCAAGGATACACATCGCGTCTCACCACACTCCTGTCGCTATTCCAAAGCCAATCCCTCAGTGACTCCAACCCATCACTCCCAGCAAGCCGCCCCAGCCCCCCGTGTTTCAGGAAAGCCCCGACACCCCCTCGCGGTTCAGCCGGGGAGGATCCTCCAGGTTTAAACGTCGAGCCCCCAGGCGAAGAATCTCGAGTACTTGGGGAGGCGGCGGGGGGTTATGTGATACCTAATGGTGACTCGTTTCAGATACAAACGCTCTCTAATGAATTATTTATTGGCGACTCCACGGGCAACACGTCCTGGAACGAGCCCACAAAAAATTTCCGTCGGAAATGTCCCCCTAACTGCCGGCCGAGTTCCGCTATTGGTCAGGCGGAAATGTGGCGTATCCGGGAGGGTACTGGCCCGTTCCCCTAGACCTTGATGGCCGCTACTGACAGCAACCCGGAACGCCGCCCGACGGTACGCTGTCGTAAAATCGCCCCGGTCGCCCCGCTTTATGCAACGATTTCGGAACCCAAAGCCCTATAAGACTCTCAAGATAATGTCTTTGTGACAAATGAAAACCCCTCGATATGGGGGAAAGCAAAAATAAGACCCGGTGGCACGCTCGGGATGCCTGGAAGGCGGGGCCATTGATGAATTGTCCCACCCCTCGCTGTCTCACCAGCGACCCAACCGAGCAGTTGGAGCCTCACCCGTGAAACGGATCATCCAAACGTCGGAATGGGGGCCTGACGAGCAGGTTCCTCCGAAACAGCGGACGGGCACGCTCGCCGAGTCCCATATGACGTCGGTGCCGCGCTGCGTTGACGGTGCTTGGGTTCGCCCCTAAATTGGACGTTTCAGGTTTTTTTGGTCGAAGTGTGATTCCCCTGCTGATCCGCGGGCGGGTAGCACAGAGGATATTCAGCGAGAATAATCACCGGACGTCGCGATCCGTGCAAAACCAGCCCGGCCCACCGAATGTGTTGGAGGATACGCGCACCGAATATTGAGAAAATCGGGCAAATCGTGAGGACACAGGACCTGCATCTTTCTAAAGACTTCAGGGAGTGACAATGGCGGAACCCCACACCTGTTCAATCGAGCAACTCGCAATCAACACCATTCGAACGCTCTCCATGGATGCCGTGGAAGCGGCCAAGAGCGGCCATCCTGGCACCCCGATGGCACTGGCCCCGGTTGGGTATGTCATCTTCAACGAAATTCTTCGTTATGATCCCACGCATCCCCTGTGGGTCAATCGGGACAGATTCGTCCTATCTTGCGGGCACGCCTCGATGCTTCTTTACTCGCTGCTGCACCTGGCGCAGGTCCAGCAGGTGGATGAGAATGGCAGACCCACCGGGGAGTTGGCGGTGCCTCTGGAACACATCCGGCAATTCCGGCAGCTTCACAGTCGTTGTCCGGGCCACCCGGAGTACCGGCATACCTCCGGCGTTGAAGTGACTACCGGTCCGCTTGGTCAGGGCGTGGGGACGAGTGTGGGCATGGCCATCGCCGGAAAATGGCTTGCCGCACGCTACAACCGACCGGGCTTCGATCTATTTAATTACGGCATCTATGTGCTCTGCAGCGATGGCGACCTGATGGAGGGCATCTCCAGCGAAGCGGCTTCACTGGCCGGTCATCTTAAGCTGGGAAATCTCTGCTGGATTTACGACGACAACCAGATCACCATCGAAGGCCACACGTCGCTGGCGTTCAGTGAAGACGTCGCCACGCGTTTTCAAGCTTACGGCTGGGATGTGTACCGCGTGGGCGACGTCAACGATCTTGATAGCCTGCGGAATGCTCTCAAGCGGTTCAATCCTGCAGGTGAGCGGCCCACGCTTATCATCGTCAAGAGCATTATCGCCTGGGGAGCGCCCAATAAGCAGAACACTCACGAGGCCCACGGGGCTCCGCTCGGCGAGGAAGAAATTCGGTTGACCAAGCAATTTTACGGCTGGCCGGTGGACGCCAAATTTCTTGTACCGCCGGAAGTGTTGGAGCATTTCCGTCAGGGAATTGGCACGCGG
This is a stretch of genomic DNA from Thermogutta terrifontis. It encodes these proteins:
- a CDS encoding HAD family hydrolase is translated as MEKLAVIFDMDGVLIDSYHAHFESWRIIAAEEGLQITEEQFAKTFGRTSREIIAALWGQHTPNDAKILELDERKEAAFRELIRENFPIMPGAPELLESLHQAGFALAIGSSGPPENVELTVRKLGPAAHFGAIVTGKDVTRGKPDPQVFLLAAERLGVDPRYCAVVEDAPPGIEAAHRAGMKAVGLASTGRTKEMLAAADLVVSSLKELSPAVFRRLILGEE
- a CDS encoding type IV pilus twitching motility protein PilT, encoding MATMQEPVRPVFGKRPKNLEIDKLFRALVKFEGSDLHLKVGRPPYIRVAGSLRPLNHPPIDEEQMIRLILPMLDERLRRILEEDGGCDFAHVVDVDGVTWRFRVNVLQQMGYLGLVARRINNYIPDFEKLNLPPILEKLCQFDQGMILLAGVTGSGKSTTIASMLNWINRHYRKHILTLEDPIEFTFTEDKCLINQREIGIDVKNFMIGMKHAVREDPDVMLVGEMRDRETFETAIQAAETGHLVFGTIHASSAPSTISRILDLFPQEMHRAIRSAIAFNMKAIIAQKLLPSIHPDFKRVPAVEIMIFNPMVKKLVLEEQDQKLADVIRMSKEEGMQDFTMSLKDLVERRLIDRATAFEVAPNPEALQMALKGIEVKAPGIL
- a CDS encoding peroxiredoxin, with amino-acid sequence MAVLVSKEAPDFKATAVMPDGSFKEISLKDYRGKYVILFFWPLDFTFVCPTEIIAFSDRAEEFEKLGVQILGCSVDSHYTHLAWRNTPRSHGGIGQVKYPLIADLSKKIAQDYDVLLPNGVALRGLFFIDKQGIVRHQVVNDLPLGRSVDEALRVVKAWQFYEQHGEVCPADWNEGKPTIKPDPKASQEFFSKVYKD
- a CDS encoding NRDE family protein; amino-acid sequence: MCILALQYQIAKDAPILVAHNREEALDRPSQPPRIQSGRPRVVCPVDRKAGGTWLGVNQHGLFVAVGNRPKRNVPLEPISRGILCRKLLGFTNARDAAQYAVEELSTGQYMGANYICADANFAAVVYGGDEVRLVELPPGLHILTNGDINDPNDSRQEFVRRLLTLQRLDSAVAFLAVASRTFARRCDANGKWGVVFTRGNFGTVSSTLLSLTKKTHHSILQYSAGPPDQVPYEDYSALLRQVLSSDRAARAQMAKKGVTCPPQTSGA
- the hisF gene encoding imidazole glycerol phosphate synthase subunit HisF, with amino-acid sequence MLAKRVIPCLDVDRGRVVKGTKFLNLRDAGDPVEVAARYEEEGADELVFLDITASHEGREIMLDVVRRTAEVVFMPLTVGGGIRTLDDIRKLLNAGADKVSINSAACRNPEFVYQAARRFGSQCIVVNIDPKRVIKDGKEFWEVHINGGRVGTGLEAVAWAKEVERLGAGEIVLTSMDADGTQAGYDLEITRAVREVVSIPLVASGGAGCPQHMADAILKAGADAVLAAGIFHFGQYTIRETKEYLRRCGIPVRL